The following are encoded together in the Archocentrus centrarchus isolate MPI-CPG fArcCen1 chromosome 23, fArcCen1, whole genome shotgun sequence genome:
- the LOC115773442 gene encoding tyrosine-protein phosphatase non-receptor type 12 isoform X1, with protein sequence MDQAGILRKFIQGVKAMREGDDERGEDNFGSDFMRLRRLSTKYRTEKIYPTNIGEREENVKKNRYKDILPFDHSRVKLTLKTTNQDTDYINANFIKGMDGPEAYIATQGPLPNTVIDFWRMIWEYNVSVIVMACREFEMGRKKCERYFPMQGEQPMSFGPFKISFESEQARTDYYIRTLTAQYENETRRITQFHYMNWPDHDVPSSFDSILDMIGLMREYQENNDVPICVHCSAGCGRTGAICAIDYTWNLLKAGKIPEDFNVFRLIQEMRTQRHSAVQTKEQYELVHRAIAQLFEKQLRQLESPTSTQIHDGMDESSPDKASHHSSDDTWDTPPPKPPRIRSTQVEGDVKEEILQPPEAHPVPPILTPSPPSAFPTVTNVRQDNDRYHPKPVIHVLATTQQNVTEDKDVDQQQNQLDASPNKQTSPSEQKDQELLIRKQQSQVSNLDLNDNYNNKLSSTKSESGQSQTQTPSSSPLSPVVDCSGAPRIERKLSIEIKKVPLQEGPRSFDTSSSMGVASGQGSSSSNNSCMLQRSLAFKARTTQSLLTSSSSLSEDSGTEGGGVGGCGESKADGGILARPNHLPVKSGEKVEMQGGEVKAGHAAWTQQSNSPDKLYPKTSSSSSSSDRVAPSSSSSSHLSSSSSSSSSSTPVRTALSFTNPLHSDNSDEEGNGEMSGGGKEGFHTSVSTSTALVTASPQHRDQQPVRKVSPMSIAGQITPLPSSNTANPLEVRTSASAEWSSSQKDVSDCVKTSPADPSSAGKTTDGKPELGFGNRCIQPKGPREPPLEWT encoded by the exons ATGGACCAAGCCGGCATCCTGAGAAAGTTTATCCAGGGGGTGAAGGCCATGAGAGAGGGGGACGATGAGAGGGGAGAGGATAACTTCGGCAGCGACTTTATG AGGTTACGGCGGTTATCAACAAAGTACCGGACAGAGAAGATCTACCCGACCAACataggagagagggaggagaatgTCAAGAAGAACAGATATAAAGATATACTGCCAT TTGATCACAGTAGGGTAAAGCTGACattaaaaacaaccaatcaggaCACAGATTACATCAATGCTAACTTCATTAAG GGTATGGATGGCCCAGAGGCCTATATTGCAACTCAGGGTCCACTGCCAAACACTGTCATTGACTTCTGGAGGATGATCTGGGAGTACAATGTATCT GTTATTGTGATGGCTTGTCGAGAGTTTGAGATGGGAAGA AAAAAGTGCGAGCGGTATTTCCCGATGCAGGGGGAGCAACCCATGAGCTTTGGGCCTTTCAAAATCTCCTTC GAGTCAGAGCAGGCCAGAACAGACTACTACATCAGGACTTTGACGGCACAGTATGAGAAT GAAACCCGGCGGATAACACAGTTCCATTATATGAACTGGCCAGATCATGATGTCCCTTCATCATTTGACTCCATACTGGATATGATCGGACTGATGAGAGAATACCAAGAGAATAATGATGTCCCGATTTGCGTGCACTGCAG TGCAGGCTGTGGGAGGACAGGCGCTATCTGTGCCATTGACTACACATGGAACCTCCTCAAAGCTGGG aaAATCCCAGAAGATTTTAATGTATTCCGGTTGATCCAGGAGATGAGGACGCAGCGACACTCAGCTGTTCAAACCAAG GAGCAGTATGAGCTAGTTCACAGAGCCATCGCTCAACTGTTTGAGAAACAGCTACGGCAACTGGAGAGTCCCACCAGCACACAGATCCATGATGGCATG GATGAAAGCAGTCCTGACAAAGCAAGCCACCACTCATCCGATGATACATGGGACACGCCACCTCCAAAACCTCCCCGCATTCGAAG taCGCAGGTAGAAGGTGATGTAAAGGAAGAGATCCTCCAGCCCCCAGAGGCTCATCCTGTACCACCCATTCTGACACCATCTCCACCCTCAGCCTTCCCCACTGTCACGAACGTACGACAGGACAATGACCGTTACCATCCCAAACCCGTCATCCACGTTCTGGCTACTACTCAGCAAAACGTGACAGAG GACAAAGACGTGGACCAGCAGCAGAACCAGTTAGATGCCAGTCCAAACAAACAGACCAGTCCCTCAGAGCAGAAAGATCAGGAGCTACTAATCCGAAAACAGCAGAGTCAGGTCTCAAATCTGGATCTCAATGACAACTACAACAACAAATTGTCTTCAACAAAGTCAGAATCAGGCCAAAGCCAAACTCAGACCCCCTCCTCCTCGCCCCTCTCCCCAGTTGTTGATTGTTCTGGTGCTCCTCGAATCGAGAGGAAGCTCAGCATTGAGATTAAAAAGGTGCCGCTGCAAGAAGGACCTCGCAGCTTTGACACCTCCTCCTCAATGGGAGTAGCAAGCGGACAGGGCTCCAGCTCTAGTAACAACAGCTGCATGCTGCAAAGAAGTCTCGCATTTAAAGCTCGCACTACTCAGTCCCTACTGACGTCCAGCTCCTCACTGTCAGAGGACTCAGgcacagagggaggaggagttGGTGGATGTGGGGAGAGTAAAGCAGATGGAGGCATCCTAGCCAGGCCGAACCACCTCCCTGTCAAGAGTGGAGAGAAGGTGGAGATGCAGGGAGGGGAAGTGAAAGCTGGCCACGCAGCGTGGACTCAACAAAGCAACAGCCCGGATAAACTGTACCCCAagacctcctcttcctcttcctcctcagaccGTGTGGCTCCAtcctcatcatcttcctcccacctttcttcttcctcttcctcttcctcctcctccacacctGTTAGGACTGCCCTGAGTTTCACCAACCCCCTGCACTCAGACAACTCGGATGAGGAGGGGAACGGGGAGATGTCtggaggaggaaaggagggtTTCCATACAAGTGTATCCACATCGACTGCCCTGGTAACAGCATCCCCTCAACATAGAGACCAGCAGCCAGTCAGAAAGGTGTCCCCGATGTCAATTGCAGGGCAGATCACACCATTGCCCTCTTCAAACACAGCAA ACCCTTTGGAAGTGAGAACGTCAGCGTCAGCCGAgtggagcagttcacagaaag ATGTGTCTGACTGTGTGAAGACCTCTCCAGCTGACCCTTCATCGGCTGGCAAGACAACAGACGGCAAGCCAGAGCTGG GGTTCGGTAACCGCTGCATTCAGCCCAAAGGTCCTCGAGAACCCCCGCTGGAGTGGACATGA
- the LOC115773442 gene encoding tyrosine-protein phosphatase non-receptor type 12 isoform X2, which produces MDQAGILRKFIQGVKAMREGDDERGEDNFGSDFMRLRRLSTKYRTEKIYPTNIGEREENVKKNRYKDILPFDHSRVKLTLKTTNQDTDYINANFIKGMDGPEAYIATQGPLPNTVIDFWRMIWEYNVSVIVMACREFEMGRKKCERYFPMQGEQPMSFGPFKISFESEQARTDYYIRTLTAQYENETRRITQFHYMNWPDHDVPSSFDSILDMIGLMREYQENNDVPICVHCSAGCGRTGAICAIDYTWNLLKAGKIPEDFNVFRLIQEMRTQRHSAVQTKEQYELVHRAIAQLFEKQLRQLESPTSTQIHDGMDESSPDKASHHSSDDTWDTPPPKPPRIRSTQVEGDVKEEILQPPEAHPVPPILTPSPPSAFPTVTNVRQDNDRYHPKPVIHVLATTQQNVTEDKDVDQQQNQLDASPNKQTSPSEQKDQELLIRKQQSQVSNLDLNDNYNNKLSSTKSESGQSQTQTPSSSPLSPVVDCSGAPRIERKLSIEIKKVPLQEGPRSFDTSSSMGVASGQGSSSSNNSCMLQRSLAFKARTTQSLLTSSSSLSEDSGTEGGGVGGCGESKADGGILARPNHLPVKSGEKVEMQGGEVKAGHAAWTQQSNSPDKLYPKTSSSSSSSDRVAPSSSSSSHLSSSSSSSSSSTPVRTALSFTNPLHSDNSDEEGNGEMSGGGKEGFHTSVSTSTALVTASPQHRDQQPVRKVSPMSIAGQITPLPSSNTANPLEVRTSASAEWSSSQKDVSDCVKTSPADPSSAGKTTDGKPELGGVR; this is translated from the exons ATGGACCAAGCCGGCATCCTGAGAAAGTTTATCCAGGGGGTGAAGGCCATGAGAGAGGGGGACGATGAGAGGGGAGAGGATAACTTCGGCAGCGACTTTATG AGGTTACGGCGGTTATCAACAAAGTACCGGACAGAGAAGATCTACCCGACCAACataggagagagggaggagaatgTCAAGAAGAACAGATATAAAGATATACTGCCAT TTGATCACAGTAGGGTAAAGCTGACattaaaaacaaccaatcaggaCACAGATTACATCAATGCTAACTTCATTAAG GGTATGGATGGCCCAGAGGCCTATATTGCAACTCAGGGTCCACTGCCAAACACTGTCATTGACTTCTGGAGGATGATCTGGGAGTACAATGTATCT GTTATTGTGATGGCTTGTCGAGAGTTTGAGATGGGAAGA AAAAAGTGCGAGCGGTATTTCCCGATGCAGGGGGAGCAACCCATGAGCTTTGGGCCTTTCAAAATCTCCTTC GAGTCAGAGCAGGCCAGAACAGACTACTACATCAGGACTTTGACGGCACAGTATGAGAAT GAAACCCGGCGGATAACACAGTTCCATTATATGAACTGGCCAGATCATGATGTCCCTTCATCATTTGACTCCATACTGGATATGATCGGACTGATGAGAGAATACCAAGAGAATAATGATGTCCCGATTTGCGTGCACTGCAG TGCAGGCTGTGGGAGGACAGGCGCTATCTGTGCCATTGACTACACATGGAACCTCCTCAAAGCTGGG aaAATCCCAGAAGATTTTAATGTATTCCGGTTGATCCAGGAGATGAGGACGCAGCGACACTCAGCTGTTCAAACCAAG GAGCAGTATGAGCTAGTTCACAGAGCCATCGCTCAACTGTTTGAGAAACAGCTACGGCAACTGGAGAGTCCCACCAGCACACAGATCCATGATGGCATG GATGAAAGCAGTCCTGACAAAGCAAGCCACCACTCATCCGATGATACATGGGACACGCCACCTCCAAAACCTCCCCGCATTCGAAG taCGCAGGTAGAAGGTGATGTAAAGGAAGAGATCCTCCAGCCCCCAGAGGCTCATCCTGTACCACCCATTCTGACACCATCTCCACCCTCAGCCTTCCCCACTGTCACGAACGTACGACAGGACAATGACCGTTACCATCCCAAACCCGTCATCCACGTTCTGGCTACTACTCAGCAAAACGTGACAGAG GACAAAGACGTGGACCAGCAGCAGAACCAGTTAGATGCCAGTCCAAACAAACAGACCAGTCCCTCAGAGCAGAAAGATCAGGAGCTACTAATCCGAAAACAGCAGAGTCAGGTCTCAAATCTGGATCTCAATGACAACTACAACAACAAATTGTCTTCAACAAAGTCAGAATCAGGCCAAAGCCAAACTCAGACCCCCTCCTCCTCGCCCCTCTCCCCAGTTGTTGATTGTTCTGGTGCTCCTCGAATCGAGAGGAAGCTCAGCATTGAGATTAAAAAGGTGCCGCTGCAAGAAGGACCTCGCAGCTTTGACACCTCCTCCTCAATGGGAGTAGCAAGCGGACAGGGCTCCAGCTCTAGTAACAACAGCTGCATGCTGCAAAGAAGTCTCGCATTTAAAGCTCGCACTACTCAGTCCCTACTGACGTCCAGCTCCTCACTGTCAGAGGACTCAGgcacagagggaggaggagttGGTGGATGTGGGGAGAGTAAAGCAGATGGAGGCATCCTAGCCAGGCCGAACCACCTCCCTGTCAAGAGTGGAGAGAAGGTGGAGATGCAGGGAGGGGAAGTGAAAGCTGGCCACGCAGCGTGGACTCAACAAAGCAACAGCCCGGATAAACTGTACCCCAagacctcctcttcctcttcctcctcagaccGTGTGGCTCCAtcctcatcatcttcctcccacctttcttcttcctcttcctcttcctcctcctccacacctGTTAGGACTGCCCTGAGTTTCACCAACCCCCTGCACTCAGACAACTCGGATGAGGAGGGGAACGGGGAGATGTCtggaggaggaaaggagggtTTCCATACAAGTGTATCCACATCGACTGCCCTGGTAACAGCATCCCCTCAACATAGAGACCAGCAGCCAGTCAGAAAGGTGTCCCCGATGTCAATTGCAGGGCAGATCACACCATTGCCCTCTTCAAACACAGCAA ACCCTTTGGAAGTGAGAACGTCAGCGTCAGCCGAgtggagcagttcacagaaag ATGTGTCTGACTGTGTGAAGACCTCTCCAGCTGACCCTTCATCGGCTGGCAAGACAACAGACGGCAAGCCAGAGCTGGGTGG GGTTCGGTAA